In Trichocoleus desertorum NBK24, the following are encoded in one genomic region:
- a CDS encoding cell wall metabolism sensor histidine kinase WalK: MFQTTRRRLALWYTIVTAVLLLLFASGFYFYVRSTLIERIDDTLNHVVEVIQRSLVLEPVNFHKEGGPLRINIEASFRNNADTVEDDHIDLEWFSPEGELLWSTLSAPLNVPLHPNSAGETVHLPPQPSDGTQEPDLLRQVTQRVQVGRQVLGYLRVSHPWFEVTKPIRQLILDLSLGTGLMVVAVAAIGWLLSGLAMQPVQASYQQLKQFTADASHELRNPIATIQTNVQVALSDPNPDPQWQQQQLQVVERLTRRLGRLVDDLLFLARQDSGMVQPRWTTVALDALLIDVVEEQQAIALEKGVFLSLDIEEPAEYPLEPRPETRPRNGSKGEIPPEPFTLQGDRDQLARLFTNLVGNAVQYTPSSGRVEVMLQQVKRNHIVQLQIQVRDTGIGIPPEALPYIFDRFYRVDPARTHENAETSIAKPATTGSGLGLAIAQAIVENHQGSLCVDSQPEQGTTFTVTLTCHHSLISRG, from the coding sequence ATGTTTCAAACGACTCGTCGGCGCTTAGCTTTGTGGTACACGATCGTGACCGCAGTGCTCCTGCTGTTGTTTGCCAGCGGCTTCTATTTCTATGTGCGTAGCACTTTGATTGAGCGGATTGACGACACGCTAAATCATGTCGTGGAAGTGATTCAGCGATCGCTGGTCTTGGAACCAGTAAATTTTCACAAAGAAGGTGGCCCTTTACGGATCAATATAGAGGCCAGTTTTCGCAATAATGCCGACACCGTAGAAGATGACCACATTGACTTAGAGTGGTTCAGTCCTGAAGGCGAACTGTTGTGGTCTACTCTCTCGGCTCCATTGAATGTACCTTTGCATCCCAATAGTGCAGGCGAAACGGTACATCTACCACCCCAGCCGAGCGATGGCACCCAAGAACCCGATCTGCTGCGGCAAGTGACGCAACGAGTGCAGGTGGGGCGGCAAGTGTTGGGCTATTTGCGGGTCAGTCATCCCTGGTTTGAAGTGACGAAACCGATTCGGCAGTTAATCCTTGACTTGAGCTTGGGAACTGGGCTGATGGTTGTAGCAGTTGCCGCTATTGGGTGGTTGTTGTCTGGGTTAGCCATGCAGCCAGTGCAAGCGTCTTACCAACAACTCAAACAATTTACAGCCGATGCCTCCCACGAATTGAGAAACCCGATCGCCACGATTCAGACCAATGTACAGGTGGCCCTCTCTGACCCCAATCCTGATCCACAGTGGCAACAGCAACAGCTTCAGGTGGTAGAACGACTAACTCGGCGATTAGGGCGACTAGTTGATGATCTACTTTTTTTAGCGCGACAAGACAGTGGTATGGTGCAGCCTCGTTGGACTACCGTGGCTTTGGATGCACTGCTGATCGATGTGGTGGAAGAACAACAAGCGATCGCTTTAGAAAAAGGCGTATTTTTATCCTTAGATATAGAGGAGCCAGCAGAATACCCGTTAGAGCCTCGCCCTGAGACTCGTCCACGCAACGGGAGTAAAGGCGAAATTCCGCCAGAGCCTTTTACCTTACAGGGCGATCGCGATCAACTGGCCCGCCTATTTACCAATCTGGTCGGCAATGCCGTGCAGTATACGCCCAGTAGCGGACGGGTTGAAGTGATGCTACAGCAGGTGAAGCGCAATCATATCGTGCAGTTGCAAATCCAAGTGAGAGATACAGGCATTGGCATTCCGCCAGAGGCGTTGCCCTATATCTTCGATCGCTTCTATCGAGTAGACCCCGCCCGCACTCACGAAAACGCCGAAACTAGCATCGCCAAACCTGCCACCACGGGTTCTGGCTTAGGACTGGCGATCGCTCAAGCTATTGTGGAAAATCATCAAGGGAGTCTTTGCGTTGACAGTCAACCGGAACAAGGTACAACCTTTACCGTTACCTTAACTTGTCATCACTCCTTAATCTCAAGGGGGTAA
- a CDS encoding RNA-binding protein yields MSIYIGNLSYEVTQEDVSDIFSEYGTVKRVQLPVDRETGRMRGFGFVEMSSDAEETAAIEALDGAEWMGRDLKVNKAKPREERSPGGGGGGNRRSGGGGGGGSRDGFSRRY; encoded by the coding sequence ATGTCAATCTACATCGGCAACCTATCTTATGAAGTGACGCAAGAAGATGTGAGTGACATCTTCTCAGAATATGGTACGGTGAAGCGGGTTCAACTTCCCGTGGACCGCGAAACTGGCCGTATGCGTGGCTTTGGTTTTGTTGAAATGTCAAGCGACGCAGAAGAAACCGCAGCGATCGAAGCTCTAGATGGAGCTGAATGGATGGGCCGCGACCTGAAGGTTAACAAAGCGAAGCCCCGTGAAGAGAGAAGCCCCGGCGGTGGTGGCGGTGGTAATCGCCGAAGCGGTGGTGGCGGTGGCGGTGGCAGCAGAGATGGATTTTCTCGTCGCTACTAA
- the rpsU gene encoding 30S ribosomal protein S21 has protein sequence MTQVTVGENEGIESALRRFKRQVSKAGIFSDIRRRRHFETPIEKKKRKAIARRRKRRFNSA, from the coding sequence ATGACCCAGGTGACTGTTGGCGAAAACGAAGGAATAGAGTCGGCGCTGCGTCGATTTAAGCGTCAGGTCTCCAAAGCAGGAATCTTTTCGGATATTAGACGGCGACGACACTTTGAGACTCCGATCGAGAAAAAGAAGCGCAAAGCGATCGCTAGAAGACGAAAGAGACGTTTTAACTCAGCCTAA
- a CDS encoding glycoside hydrolase family 15 protein: MATASLDLQARLDDYYRQINTIILTRQNPITGLLPASTAVNAHGDYTDAWVRDNVYSILAVWGLALAYRKVDEDQGRTYELEHSVVKLMRGLLFAMMRQTHKVEKFKATQSALDALHAKYDTHTGDTVVGDGEWGHLQLDATSLFLLILAQMTASGLSIVYSLDEVNFIQNLVYYIGRAYRTPDYGIWERGNKTNHGNPELNASSIGMAKAALEAINGLDLFGVRGSQASVIHVLPDEIARARITLESLLPRESGSKEIDAALLSVIGFPAFAVEDRSLMERTRNAIIKKLQGKYGCKRFLRDGHQTVLEDTTRLHYEPWELKQFEHVECEWPLFFTYLLLDGLFQGDRAQVEDYQAKLKTLLVEQDGLQLLPELYYVPQESIDAERQKPQSQKRLPNENIPLVWAQSLYFLGCMLSDGLIALGDIDPLGRHLCVGRHREPLIQIALLAEDEAIQEKLAAYGIATQTPKQVEPLQVRHATELSAAYTQIGRNDKLALSGRPIRRLRSLTTCRVFRICGETIAFLPSCLDPQQFYLTLDYHFLVAQIKSELAYIQSHWCQLGRPTLTLLITKAMLETGRGALLDLMQELQNGYCNGIAVRLGRLNQLILTAGVERIDFLHNFKFSTTSVQDASPVFSYLAFNPEKSGPLGYTQEFVLECETNIDLLLSSLRETENIYEQIELLQTLVRLRGLEFETGFEGPQRSVTVVDLLNEVYTKAGTLQLWAVVRRAAGLLNKVDIGLSDAVTDILVRQKQITVGKSYSEASLITRPMSYTEVIDKIKEFCGEDIRDRVLTQEILIYCGLLIQSEPQLFDGLLTLRVGYLILLITTALSRELQVTQDEAYEHLMELSPFELKMRLRQVLAGYEGLNQTLFQQESLHVKQQQAIEWVVLPEQSEAESPMGSWLQKRQLDGALNRVPEDFYFKVWRLLKHCKGLVIGDKLERRNRLDSHLILAEMTPGEPNFALRVEHLLNKIQAPEYRQVNIETLMELAAIAERNPNLQIEELIVLDVLIGHAVRLSWLDKFPDRAEQYPQYKASAWRSFYDTSPYLCASYVVKALQFLAQLGQANPV; the protein is encoded by the coding sequence ATGGCAACCGCATCCCTTGATTTGCAAGCGCGATTAGATGACTACTACCGCCAAATCAACACCATCATCCTGACGCGCCAAAATCCCATAACAGGGCTGCTACCCGCAAGCACAGCGGTCAATGCCCACGGCGACTACACCGATGCCTGGGTTAGGGATAACGTCTATAGCATTCTGGCCGTGTGGGGGTTAGCGCTGGCTTACCGCAAAGTGGACGAAGATCAAGGTCGTACCTACGAACTAGAGCACAGCGTCGTGAAGTTAATGCGCGGCTTGTTGTTCGCTATGATGCGGCAGACCCACAAAGTCGAGAAGTTTAAGGCGACGCAATCAGCCCTAGATGCACTCCACGCCAAGTACGACACCCACACTGGCGATACGGTGGTGGGAGATGGGGAATGGGGCCACCTGCAACTCGATGCCACCTCCTTGTTTTTGTTGATCTTGGCTCAGATGACCGCTTCTGGCCTCTCAATTGTCTATAGCCTTGACGAAGTCAACTTTATTCAGAATTTGGTCTACTACATTGGGCGGGCTTACCGCACCCCAGACTACGGCATTTGGGAACGGGGCAACAAAACCAACCACGGCAATCCAGAGCTGAATGCTAGCTCCATCGGCATGGCGAAGGCGGCGCTAGAGGCAATTAATGGCCTAGATTTATTTGGTGTGCGGGGTAGCCAAGCGTCAGTCATTCACGTGTTACCCGATGAAATTGCGCGGGCACGAATCACTCTGGAATCTCTATTGCCACGGGAATCTGGCTCTAAAGAAATTGATGCGGCTTTGTTGAGTGTGATTGGCTTTCCTGCCTTCGCTGTGGAAGATCGCTCATTGATGGAGCGGACTCGCAACGCCATCATTAAAAAGCTGCAAGGCAAGTACGGCTGTAAGCGTTTCTTGCGAGACGGTCACCAGACCGTTCTAGAGGACACCACTCGTTTGCACTACGAACCTTGGGAGTTGAAGCAGTTCGAGCATGTGGAGTGTGAGTGGCCGTTATTCTTCACCTATCTACTGCTGGACGGCTTGTTCCAAGGCGATCGCGCTCAAGTAGAAGACTACCAAGCCAAGTTGAAAACATTGCTTGTCGAGCAAGATGGTCTGCAACTGCTGCCAGAACTGTACTACGTCCCCCAGGAAAGTATTGATGCCGAGCGTCAAAAACCCCAGAGCCAGAAGCGTTTACCCAATGAAAACATCCCTCTGGTTTGGGCACAGAGCCTTTATTTTCTTGGCTGTATGCTCAGCGACGGTTTAATTGCCTTAGGAGATATTGATCCGCTAGGACGGCATCTGTGCGTCGGGCGACATCGCGAACCCCTAATTCAGATTGCCTTGCTAGCCGAGGATGAAGCCATTCAGGAGAAACTCGCGGCCTATGGTATCGCCACCCAAACTCCGAAGCAGGTAGAACCGTTACAAGTTCGTCATGCCACTGAGTTATCGGCAGCGTACACTCAGATTGGTCGCAACGACAAACTGGCTCTGAGCGGTCGCCCTATACGACGGCTCCGCAGTCTCACCACTTGCCGCGTCTTCCGCATTTGTGGCGAAACGATTGCCTTCTTGCCATCTTGCCTCGACCCTCAACAGTTTTATCTAACACTGGACTACCACTTCCTAGTTGCCCAGATCAAAAGTGAGCTGGCCTATATTCAATCCCATTGGTGTCAACTCGGTAGACCCACCCTGACATTACTAATCACCAAAGCAATGCTAGAAACAGGTCGCGGAGCACTTTTAGACTTGATGCAAGAGTTGCAGAATGGCTACTGCAATGGCATTGCGGTTCGATTGGGACGACTTAACCAACTGATCCTGACGGCAGGAGTTGAGCGGATCGACTTTCTGCATAATTTTAAGTTTTCTACCACCTCAGTTCAAGATGCTTCGCCTGTTTTCTCCTACTTGGCGTTCAATCCAGAGAAGAGCGGCCCCTTGGGTTACACCCAGGAATTTGTCTTGGAATGTGAAACCAACATCGATTTGCTGCTGAGCAGTTTGCGGGAAACAGAAAACATCTACGAGCAAATTGAACTCTTACAAACTTTGGTCAGGTTGCGAGGGTTAGAGTTTGAGACGGGGTTTGAAGGCCCACAACGCTCGGTGACAGTAGTTGATCTCCTCAATGAGGTCTACACCAAAGCTGGAACGTTGCAATTGTGGGCGGTAGTTCGGCGGGCAGCAGGTTTGCTCAATAAAGTAGATATTGGTTTATCGGATGCGGTGACCGATATTTTGGTGCGGCAAAAGCAAATTACGGTGGGCAAGTCCTACAGTGAAGCTTCCTTGATTACCCGTCCTATGTCTTACACCGAGGTCATCGACAAAATCAAGGAGTTCTGCGGCGAAGACATTCGCGATCGCGTCCTCACTCAAGAAATCTTGATCTACTGCGGTTTGCTAATCCAATCAGAGCCACAACTGTTCGATGGTTTGCTGACCCTGCGAGTAGGCTACCTGATCTTATTAATTACCACTGCTTTGTCCCGTGAATTGCAAGTCACCCAAGACGAAGCTTACGAACACTTGATGGAACTCAGCCCCTTTGAGCTAAAAATGCGCCTCCGCCAGGTTTTAGCGGGATACGAAGGTTTGAATCAGACTCTGTTCCAGCAAGAATCGCTGCACGTCAAACAACAACAGGCGATCGAGTGGGTGGTGCTGCCAGAGCAATCTGAGGCTGAATCGCCGATGGGTAGTTGGTTGCAAAAACGCCAACTCGATGGCGCTCTCAATCGTGTGCCAGAAGACTTTTACTTCAAAGTTTGGCGACTGTTAAAACACTGCAAAGGCTTAGTAATTGGCGACAAGCTAGAGCGGCGCAACCGTCTAGACAGTCATTTAATTTTGGCGGAAATGACGCCTGGAGAACCCAATTTTGCATTGCGAGTGGAGCATTTGCTGAACAAAATTCAGGCTCCAGAGTATCGCCAAGTCAACATCGAAACTTTGATGGAATTGGCAGCGATCGCAGAACGCAACCCCAACCTCCAAATTGAAGAACTGATTGTACTCGACGTATTGATCGGTCACGCCGTACGTCTATCTTGGCTAGACAAATTTCCCGATCGCGCGGAGCAATACCCCCAATACAAAGCCTCAGCTTGGCGATCGTTCTATGACACTTCACCGTACCTCTGTGCTAGCTATGTAGTGAAGGCTTTGCAGTTCCTGGCTCAGTTGGGTCAAGCCAATCCAGTGTAA